One region of Streptomyces leeuwenhoekii genomic DNA includes:
- a CDS encoding site-specific integrase, whose product MEQAFYSSEGCEDWGLECKPVIPEGMALVFDDDLRFEDEHGLRTSAIVNRWACELPTNGCPAANSWPSYVGAVRQWSEFGERHGVGLFDSRERLKALLSAYAVYRSQGPVDGRQRFRVTTWNQHMTMLSTFYAWAIENGYTTSLPFTYRQAAAVFSGQRREVRRNSARRGQPKPHVTVKYLEDELAELFHNGLARLRPDGSVERGYRGREMARNAAVGRFVFSSGPRKQEFSYLLACEVPKLPSRRSDVPVLVPLPEGITKGSKFRNTWIDYDALAELHNYLEFERAAAVQGSTWMPPRRWGEPLVVTEATARGGRVNGSWLSWETLGPADRRRLVAPGGGSMLLSVWGPGRPFTDWNTVFERASDRIRERYEPRFPHVTPHRGRHTFAMQTMAKLVRGYYERAARVVGEGDDDAGLALYLKTTEPLLVLRDLLGHSSVLTTELYLNRLTRPGSSPNCTGGSARTPGSWTGPL is encoded by the coding sequence ATGGAACAGGCGTTCTACTCATCTGAGGGCTGTGAAGACTGGGGCTTGGAGTGCAAGCCGGTCATTCCCGAGGGGATGGCGCTCGTCTTCGACGATGATCTTCGGTTTGAAGACGAGCACGGGCTACGTACCTCGGCGATCGTGAACCGGTGGGCCTGCGAGCTGCCGACCAACGGCTGCCCCGCAGCGAACTCGTGGCCATCGTATGTCGGTGCCGTACGCCAGTGGTCGGAGTTCGGGGAACGGCACGGAGTCGGTCTCTTCGACAGCCGCGAGCGGCTCAAGGCGCTGCTGAGCGCCTATGCGGTGTACCGGTCGCAGGGTCCTGTCGACGGCAGGCAGAGGTTCAGGGTCACCACCTGGAACCAGCACATGACCATGCTCAGCACCTTCTATGCCTGGGCGATCGAGAACGGCTACACCACCTCGTTGCCGTTCACCTACCGGCAGGCCGCGGCCGTCTTCTCCGGTCAGCGGCGGGAGGTCCGCCGGAACTCCGCCCGGCGTGGGCAGCCGAAGCCCCATGTGACCGTCAAGTACCTGGAGGATGAGCTCGCCGAGCTGTTCCACAATGGGCTGGCCCGGCTGCGGCCCGACGGGTCGGTGGAGCGCGGCTACCGCGGCCGGGAGATGGCCCGCAACGCGGCGGTCGGACGGTTCGTCTTCTCCTCGGGGCCGCGTAAGCAGGAGTTCTCGTACCTGCTGGCCTGCGAGGTGCCAAAGCTGCCCAGCCGTCGCAGTGACGTGCCGGTCCTCGTTCCGCTGCCGGAGGGCATCACCAAGGGCAGCAAGTTCCGCAACACGTGGATCGACTACGACGCGCTGGCTGAACTGCACAACTACCTGGAGTTCGAACGGGCTGCGGCCGTTCAGGGGTCGACCTGGATGCCGCCACGACGCTGGGGTGAGCCGCTCGTCGTAACGGAAGCGACGGCGCGGGGCGGACGGGTGAACGGCAGCTGGCTGAGCTGGGAGACCCTGGGGCCGGCCGACCGCCGTCGGCTGGTCGCGCCCGGTGGCGGGTCGATGCTGCTGTCCGTGTGGGGGCCGGGGCGCCCGTTCACCGACTGGAACACCGTGTTCGAGCGGGCGTCGGACCGCATCCGCGAACGCTACGAACCGCGCTTCCCCCATGTCACCCCGCATCGCGGGCGTCACACCTTCGCCATGCAGACCATGGCCAAGCTGGTGCGCGGGTACTACGAGCGGGCCGCCCGCGTGGTCGGGGAAGGCGACGACGATGCCGGACTGGCGTTGTACCTCAAGACCACCGAGCCGCTGCTGGTTCTGCGTGACCTCCTTGGTCACTCCAGCGTCTTGACGACGGAGCTTTATCTCAACCGCCTGACACGACCCGGATCTTCGCCGAACTGTACCGGCGGGTCGGCGAGGACGCCGGGCTCTTGGACCGGTCCGCTGTAG
- a CDS encoding class I SAM-dependent methyltransferase, whose translation MARHLQHELGYCTTGVDCSPSAVALAAARDTRPGHAPVWQCMDITTDDLSALPEPAYAVITCRLVYRWIDDKPAFLDRVRRLLAPGGTLWVVTEVAGRRTTTDPAILRLGITPAEAETLTAGWSIARTTDLDVLRCYALRP comes from the coding sequence TTGGCCCGGCACCTTCAGCACGAACTGGGGTACTGCACCACGGGCGTCGACTGCTCCCCCAGCGCCGTCGCGCTCGCCGCCGCCCGGGACACCCGGCCCGGCCACGCACCGGTCTGGCAGTGTATGGACATCACCACCGACGACCTCAGCGCCCTGCCGGAGCCGGCCTACGCGGTCATCACCTGCCGGCTGGTCTACCGGTGGATCGACGACAAGCCCGCGTTCCTCGACCGCGTCCGCCGCCTTCTGGCACCCGGCGGGACGCTCTGGGTCGTCACCGAGGTCGCCGGCCGCCGCACGACCACCGACCCAGCCATCCTGAGACTCGGGATCACCCCCGCGGAGGCCGAGACCCTCACGGCCGGCTGGTCCATCGCCCGCACCACCGACCTCGACGTCCTGCGCTGCTACGCCCTGCGCCCCTGA
- a CDS encoding response regulator, with protein MTTHTESAPRVVIADDQELVRTGFRLILTARGIDVVGEAGDGVEAVATVRKLRPDVVLMDIRMPTMDGLEAARRILAQTPDCRVIMLTTFDLDHYVYTALAAGASGFLLKDVTPAHLAAAVRLVDTGDALLAPSITRRLVERFALSAPRTGSRLATPAFHRDLAALTPREREVLTLIGRGLSNSELARELTLSQSTVKTHVARIFAKLTLRDRAQAVVLAYETGLVSPGESADTANPCR; from the coding sequence ATGACGACGCACACCGAATCCGCCCCTCGCGTCGTGATCGCCGACGACCAGGAACTGGTCCGCACAGGCTTCCGCCTGATCCTGACCGCGCGCGGCATCGACGTGGTGGGCGAAGCCGGCGACGGAGTCGAGGCCGTGGCCACCGTGCGGAAACTGCGGCCCGACGTCGTACTGATGGACATCCGGATGCCCACCATGGACGGCCTGGAAGCCGCCCGCCGCATACTCGCGCAGACCCCGGACTGCCGGGTGATCATGCTGACCACCTTCGACCTCGACCACTACGTCTATACCGCCCTCGCCGCCGGAGCCAGCGGATTCCTGCTCAAGGACGTCACCCCCGCGCATCTGGCCGCCGCCGTACGCCTGGTCGACACCGGTGACGCCCTGCTCGCCCCCTCGATCACCCGCCGCCTGGTGGAGCGCTTCGCCCTCAGCGCTCCCAGAACCGGTTCACGTCTCGCAACCCCAGCCTTCCACCGAGACCTGGCCGCGCTGACACCGCGCGAGCGCGAGGTACTGACGCTCATAGGCCGAGGTCTCTCCAATTCCGAACTGGCACGGGAACTGACGCTCAGTCAGTCGACAGTGAAGACCCACGTGGCCCGGATATTCGCCAAGCTGACCCTGCGCGACCGGGCCCAGGCCGTCGTCCTCGCCTACGAGACAGGACTCGTCTCACCGGGCGAGTCCGCTGACACCGCCAACCCCTGCCGATAG
- a CDS encoding sensor histidine kinase → MAVVRARRLHQAAIEERGWLLERERESATRTAVDAERARIATELHDIVSHNVSLMVVQAGAAREVLATMPEEAAAALSAVETAGRNTMTELRHLLGLLAPAQNGDDEPYGMDLSPQPSLSRLSPLIDRIAFAGLPVEMRISGEPRPLPTGIDVTAYRIIQEALTNALKHGDGAKAEVTVRYADHYLRVEVLNSGPSILSDSRPARREPVPGQANGTGRGLLGLRERVALYGGDLDARRRLGGGYRVRARIPLDRP, encoded by the coding sequence GTGGCGGTGGTCCGGGCGCGGCGGCTGCACCAGGCGGCCATCGAGGAGCGCGGTTGGCTGCTGGAGCGGGAGCGTGAGAGCGCGACGCGGACCGCGGTCGACGCCGAGCGGGCCAGGATCGCCACCGAGCTCCACGACATCGTCAGCCACAACGTGAGCCTCATGGTGGTCCAAGCCGGGGCCGCCCGCGAGGTACTGGCAACGATGCCGGAAGAGGCCGCTGCGGCCTTGAGCGCCGTCGAGACCGCCGGGCGGAACACGATGACCGAGCTGCGGCACCTGCTCGGCCTGCTCGCACCCGCACAGAACGGCGACGACGAGCCCTACGGTATGGACCTGTCACCGCAGCCGAGCTTGAGCAGACTCAGCCCGCTGATCGACCGGATCGCCTTTGCCGGCCTGCCCGTGGAGATGCGGATCTCGGGTGAGCCGCGCCCGCTGCCGACCGGGATCGATGTCACCGCCTACCGGATCATCCAGGAGGCTCTGACCAATGCTCTCAAACACGGGGACGGAGCGAAAGCCGAGGTTACGGTGCGATACGCGGACCACTACCTGCGAGTCGAGGTGCTGAACAGCGGACCGAGCATCCTGTCGGACAGCCGGCCCGCGCGGAGAGAGCCGGTCCCGGGCCAGGCGAACGGAACGGGACGCGGACTGCTCGGCCTGCGGGAGCGGGTTGCCCTCTACGGCGGCGACCTGGACGCCCGCCGCCGCCTCGGCGGCGGCTACCGCGTCCGCGCCCGGATCCCGCTGGACCGGCCATGA
- a CDS encoding ABC transporter ATP-binding protein — protein MTTDHDGARQVVVRLDGVHKEYGDAKALDGLSLEIRAGDAVAVMGPSGCGKSTLLNMVAGLDRPTSGTVKVHGHDLGKLNETGLALFRRRNVGMIFQFFNLIDDLPVLDNVALAGQLTGTPARQARRRALELLDELGVTERRNNYPATLSGGERQRVAVARALMNRPTLLLADEPTGALDSRSGEQVMDLLIDLNQIGQTLLIVTHDPQLATRCASRLIEVADGRIARESTLEATA, from the coding sequence ATGACAACTGATCACGACGGTGCCCGGCAAGTGGTGGTGCGGCTGGACGGTGTGCACAAGGAGTACGGCGACGCGAAGGCCCTGGACGGCCTGTCGCTGGAGATCAGGGCGGGGGACGCGGTCGCCGTGATGGGCCCCTCCGGCTGCGGCAAGTCCACCTTGCTCAACATGGTGGCCGGCCTGGACCGGCCGACCTCGGGCACAGTCAAAGTACATGGTCATGACCTCGGGAAACTGAACGAGACCGGCTTGGCGCTGTTCCGGCGGCGGAACGTCGGCATGATCTTCCAGTTCTTCAACCTCATCGACGATCTGCCCGTCCTTGACAATGTGGCGCTGGCCGGACAGCTGACCGGCACCCCGGCCCGGCAGGCGCGCCGACGTGCCCTGGAGCTCCTGGACGAACTCGGTGTCACCGAGCGCCGGAACAACTATCCGGCGACGCTCAGCGGCGGCGAGCGCCAACGCGTAGCCGTCGCACGGGCCTTGATGAACCGCCCGACCCTGCTGCTTGCCGACGAGCCTACCGGCGCCCTCGACAGCCGGTCGGGCGAGCAGGTGATGGATCTGCTGATCGACCTCAACCAGATCGGCCAGACGCTGTTGATCGTCACCCACGACCCGCAGCTGGCCACCCGCTGCGCCAGCCGGCTGATCGAAGTCGCCGACGGCCGGATTGCCCGCGAGAGCACGCTGGAGGCGACCGCGTGA
- a CDS encoding FtsX-like permease family protein, with amino-acid sequence MSAVWRASRAAVKRRRLQIFVIGLVVLCSTTTVLLALALLSAASSPFDKAYAAQRGAHTVAAFDTTKVSQEQLARTARQPGVEAAAGPFGQAVVDIPKDWLWMAGGTLTVVGRADPAGPVDRIELLEGHWATAPGEIVVNWSAQGSPGTALLGTKLETPGGATLTVVGFATSMSKSASAWVSPEQMAALHPTSAQMLYRFTDSSTEDRLNASLARATTGLPKGSLTGAQTYLTLKQAFSALADSYLPFMTLFGVLGLLVSTLIVGNVVSGAVVSGYRHIGVLKALGFTPNQVVAVYLTMLSVPAVVGCVLGTLAGNALAGPILKVAFTGIDVGRASVGEISPWVSVACLVGIPALVLLAALVPALRARRLPAAEAISAGGGPRAGRGLRVQRMLGATRLPRPVSLGLGQPFARPSRTLLTMAAIVLGVTTVTLSTGLTSTMVAYGNVGREDGGARIHVTTGGSGNDRTPPRLSDPQIEKRLRSLPGVEGVRARALSQVNMTGQTQPVFADFYRGDDSLYDHTIVKGRAPTAAGEIVAGPAFLTQRGLKIGDRFKLELNGRKITATVVGQLIEGHARAMEATWHDLTRLAPTAHATEYTVRLAPGTDARACAEAVEAIDPGLRASVLDSGNAGTTTVVTFSTLFTVLLTLVASLGVFNTVLLNTRERCRDLGMLKSIGMTPRQVMVMTVTSVAGLGAVGGLLGIPLGIVAHRLVVDNIGVAEFPEYMKDVWHAPQLAAMLMAGVTIAVLGALIPARSAARMTIASVLHTE; translated from the coding sequence GTGAGCGCCGTATGGAGAGCCTCGCGCGCGGCCGTGAAGCGCCGTCGGCTGCAGATCTTCGTCATCGGGCTCGTCGTGCTCTGCTCCACCACGACCGTCCTGCTCGCGCTGGCGCTGCTAAGCGCCGCCTCGAGCCCCTTCGACAAGGCCTACGCCGCGCAGCGCGGTGCCCACACGGTGGCGGCCTTCGACACCACGAAGGTCTCACAGGAGCAGTTGGCGCGGACCGCCCGGCAGCCCGGGGTGGAGGCCGCGGCCGGACCGTTCGGGCAGGCCGTCGTCGACATCCCCAAGGACTGGCTCTGGATGGCGGGCGGCACCCTCACGGTGGTGGGCCGGGCCGATCCAGCGGGCCCCGTAGACCGGATCGAACTCCTTGAGGGCCACTGGGCCACCGCACCCGGTGAGATCGTCGTCAACTGGTCCGCCCAGGGCTCCCCCGGCACTGCGCTCCTCGGCACCAAGCTGGAGACCCCCGGCGGAGCGACGCTGACCGTCGTCGGATTCGCCACCAGCATGAGCAAGTCGGCAAGCGCCTGGGTCTCGCCCGAGCAGATGGCCGCACTGCACCCGACCTCCGCCCAGATGCTCTACCGCTTCACGGACTCCTCCACGGAGGACCGGCTGAACGCCTCGCTGGCGCGGGCCACCACGGGACTGCCCAAGGGATCGCTGACCGGCGCACAGACCTACCTCACCCTCAAGCAGGCTTTCTCCGCGCTGGCCGACTCCTACCTCCCGTTCATGACGCTCTTCGGCGTTCTCGGCCTGCTGGTTTCCACCCTGATCGTCGGCAACGTGGTCAGCGGGGCGGTCGTCTCCGGGTACCGGCACATCGGGGTGCTCAAGGCCTTGGGCTTCACCCCGAACCAGGTCGTCGCCGTCTACCTGACGATGCTCTCCGTACCGGCGGTGGTGGGCTGCGTGCTGGGAACGCTGGCCGGCAACGCGTTGGCCGGGCCGATTCTGAAGGTCGCGTTCACCGGCATCGACGTGGGCCGGGCCTCGGTCGGCGAGATCAGCCCGTGGGTGTCCGTGGCCTGCCTCGTGGGCATACCCGCCCTCGTCCTGCTGGCCGCGCTGGTGCCTGCCCTGCGGGCGCGCCGGCTGCCCGCCGCGGAGGCCATCAGCGCGGGCGGCGGGCCGCGGGCCGGGCGCGGGCTACGTGTCCAGCGGATGCTCGGCGCCACCCGGCTGCCGCGCCCGGTCAGCCTGGGCCTCGGCCAGCCGTTCGCCCGCCCCAGCCGCACCCTGCTGACCATGGCGGCCATCGTCCTCGGGGTCACCACGGTGACCCTGTCGACCGGACTGACCAGCACCATGGTGGCGTACGGCAATGTCGGGCGGGAGGACGGAGGCGCCAGGATCCACGTGACGACCGGGGGGTCGGGCAACGACCGGACCCCGCCCCGGCTCAGTGACCCGCAGATCGAGAAACGGCTGCGGTCCCTGCCGGGTGTGGAGGGGGTACGGGCCCGCGCGCTGTCCCAGGTGAACATGACCGGGCAGACCCAGCCCGTCTTTGCCGACTTCTATCGCGGCGACGATTCCTTGTACGACCACACCATCGTCAAGGGCCGGGCACCGACTGCGGCGGGCGAGATCGTGGCAGGGCCGGCGTTCCTGACCCAGCGCGGGCTGAAGATCGGTGACCGATTCAAACTGGAGCTGAACGGCAGGAAGATCACCGCGACCGTCGTGGGTCAGCTCATTGAGGGTCACGCCCGGGCCATGGAGGCCACCTGGCATGACCTCACCCGACTCGCACCGACCGCTCACGCCACCGAGTACACGGTGCGGCTCGCCCCCGGCACCGACGCGCGCGCCTGCGCCGAGGCGGTCGAGGCAATCGACCCGGGCCTGCGCGCGTCGGTGCTGGACTCGGGGAACGCCGGTACCACCACCGTCGTCACCTTCTCTACGTTGTTCACGGTGCTGCTTACCCTCGTCGCATCGCTCGGTGTCTTCAACACCGTCCTGCTCAACACCCGTGAACGGTGCCGGGACCTGGGCATGCTCAAGTCGATCGGGATGACCCCCCGGCAGGTGATGGTGATGACGGTGACCTCGGTCGCCGGGCTGGGCGCGGTCGGCGGGCTGCTCGGCATCCCGCTCGGGATCGTGGCGCACCGCCTTGTCGTGGACAACATCGGGGTGGCCGAGTTCCCCGAGTACATGAAGGACGTGTGGCACGCGCCACAGCTGGCCGCGATGCTCATGGCGGGTGTGACGATCGCCGTCCTCGGTGCCCTGATCCCGGCCAGGTCGGCGGCCCGGATGACCATCGCCTCGGTGCTGCACACCGAGTAG
- a CDS encoding erythromycin esterase family protein, which yields MPDDIVRWLTEHVHPLGTLTPGAPTQDLEPLGQALRGARIVGLGESTHGTSEFFRLKHRIVEFLVREEGFTTFAMEASQSAGHALDAYVRHGTGDPERLVARLGFWTWRTREMVDLVEWLRSHNRDLPEGRRVRFVGTDPQRCADSVEIVAAFLRRTVPERAGDARALEVLAQARPASLPDPDRALMRHAEEIARLVADHRERSEPCDGADEALEHARILVRAAELVTRPFAPPAGEDSVFAARDRYMAEAVTRLVDEDPGARVMVWAHNGHIAKSTYGEQVPTLGSRLHERYGDAYYALALFFGRGSFLARRGDDLQGPPVPHRIGTGIRSVEARLADAVRGDYYADLRTGTAPWLNTPQAQRSFGANVPRFVYRFHTAPLVPAQDYDGLAFVARSTCSHPLPGVEV from the coding sequence GTGCCCGACGACATCGTCCGCTGGCTGACCGAGCACGTCCACCCCCTGGGTACGCTGACACCAGGCGCACCCACGCAGGACCTGGAGCCGCTGGGCCAGGCCCTGCGTGGGGCGCGGATCGTCGGCCTGGGCGAATCCACCCACGGCACCAGTGAATTCTTCCGGCTCAAGCACCGCATCGTGGAGTTCCTGGTTCGCGAGGAGGGGTTCACGACCTTCGCCATGGAGGCCAGCCAGTCAGCTGGCCATGCGCTCGACGCCTACGTGCGGCACGGCACCGGCGACCCCGAACGACTCGTCGCCCGGCTGGGCTTTTGGACCTGGCGCACCCGGGAGATGGTCGACCTCGTCGAGTGGCTGCGCTCCCACAACCGCGATCTGCCCGAGGGGCGCCGGGTCCGCTTCGTCGGCACGGACCCCCAGCGCTGCGCCGACTCCGTCGAGATTGTCGCCGCCTTCCTGCGCCGGACGGTGCCCGAACGGGCCGGGGACGCCCGCGCCCTCGAGGTGCTCGCCCAGGCGCGCCCGGCCTCGCTGCCCGACCCGGACCGGGCGCTGATGCGGCACGCCGAGGAGATCGCCCGCCTCGTCGCAGACCACCGTGAGCGGTCAGAGCCGTGCGACGGCGCGGACGAGGCCCTGGAGCACGCGCGGATCCTCGTCCGCGCCGCCGAGCTGGTGACCCGCCCCTTCGCCCCCCCGGCCGGCGAGGACAGCGTCTTCGCCGCGCGCGACCGCTACATGGCCGAGGCCGTCACACGCCTCGTGGACGAGGACCCGGGGGCGCGCGTGATGGTCTGGGCGCACAACGGCCACATCGCCAAGAGCACGTACGGGGAACAGGTCCCCACGCTCGGCAGCAGGCTCCACGAGCGGTACGGCGACGCCTACTACGCGCTGGCCCTCTTCTTCGGCCGGGGATCCTTCCTCGCCCGGCGCGGCGACGACCTCCAGGGCCCTCCGGTACCGCACCGCATCGGCACCGGCATCCGCTCTGTGGAGGCGCGGCTGGCGGACGCCGTACGCGGCGACTACTACGCCGACCTGCGGACCGGAACCGCGCCCTGGCTGAACACCCCTCAGGCGCAGCGCAGTTTCGGCGCCAACGTCCCTCGGTTCGTCTACCGCTTCCACACCGCCCCGCTCGTTCCGGCGCAGGACTATGACGGCCTCGCGTTCGTCGCGCGCTCGACCTGCTCCCACCCGCTGCCCGGGGTGGAAGTTTGA
- a CDS encoding 3-deoxy-7-phosphoheptulonate synthase: MNDALARPAAQQPPWRDREAVRRVRAVLADEEPVVHVEEVEHLRTRLAAVATGAAFLLQGGDCAETFTGSTERNVAGTVGLLSRMAAVLAADGRPPVVTVGRLAGQYAKPRSEPVDALGLPTYRGDIVNALEATAEARAPDPGRMYRAYVSSRAAMAVVRTLVTSGSVGSDGPAVADDGFFVSHEALLLDYESALLRTDGRDPDEAALYDLSSHFLWIGERTRQPEGAHVAFAGLLANPIGVKLGPTTTPERALEYVERLDPDQEAGRLTLISRMGSERVRDVLPPIVEKVTACGHTVVWQCDPMHGNTVRSGDFKTRRFDDIVDEVHGFFEVHRALGTHPGGLHLELTHGDVTECLGGAQRISGTDLHHRYETACDPRLNQAQSLELAHLVARLLPARPLAQPGPGAGA; this comes from the coding sequence GTGAACGACGCGCTCGCTCGTCCCGCGGCGCAGCAGCCGCCGTGGCGCGACCGTGAGGCCGTGCGCCGGGTGCGGGCCGTCCTGGCGGACGAGGAGCCGGTGGTGCACGTCGAGGAGGTCGAGCACCTGCGTACGCGCCTGGCCGCGGTGGCGACCGGTGCGGCCTTCCTGCTCCAGGGCGGTGACTGTGCCGAGACCTTCACCGGCAGCACCGAGCGGAACGTCGCGGGCACCGTCGGCCTGCTGTCCCGCATGGCCGCGGTGCTGGCTGCCGACGGGCGCCCGCCGGTGGTGACGGTGGGCCGGCTGGCCGGTCAGTACGCCAAGCCGCGTTCGGAGCCCGTGGACGCGCTGGGCCTGCCCACCTACCGGGGCGACATCGTCAACGCGCTGGAGGCGACCGCCGAGGCCCGCGCTCCCGACCCCGGCCGTATGTACCGCGCCTACGTCAGCTCCCGCGCCGCCATGGCCGTGGTGCGCACCCTGGTCACCTCCGGGTCGGTCGGGTCGGACGGTCCCGCCGTCGCGGACGACGGGTTCTTCGTCAGCCACGAGGCGCTGCTGCTCGACTACGAGAGCGCCCTGCTGCGGACGGACGGGCGCGATCCGGACGAGGCGGCTCTCTACGACCTCTCGTCGCACTTCCTGTGGATCGGTGAGCGCACCCGGCAACCGGAGGGGGCCCACGTGGCGTTCGCCGGGCTCCTGGCCAACCCGATCGGGGTCAAGCTGGGGCCGACGACCACCCCGGAGCGGGCCCTGGAGTACGTCGAGCGGCTCGATCCGGACCAGGAGGCGGGCAGACTCACCCTGATCAGCCGAATGGGCAGCGAACGGGTGCGGGACGTACTGCCGCCGATCGTGGAGAAGGTCACGGCCTGCGGACACACGGTCGTCTGGCAGTGCGATCCGATGCACGGCAACACGGTGCGGTCCGGAGACTTCAAGACCCGCCGTTTCGACGACATCGTCGACGAGGTGCACGGCTTCTTCGAGGTGCACCGTGCTCTGGGCACCCATCCGGGCGGGTTGCACCTGGAGCTCACCCACGGCGACGTGACCGAGTGTCTCGGCGGCGCCCAGCGCATTTCCGGCACCGACCTCCACCACCGCTACGAGACGGCCTGCGATCCCCGCCTGAACCAGGCGCAGTCTCTCGAACTCGCCCACTTGGTGGCCCGCTTGCTGCCCGCACGACCCCTTGCACAGCCGGGTCCCGGCGCGGGGGCGTGA
- a CDS encoding mycofactocin-coupled SDR family oxidoreductase, protein MSGLMQGKAVLVTGAARGQGRGHVLRMAAEGADVIAVDVCAALPGVAYASAERTDLDETVALAQETGRRIVPVVADIRDLPTLRSEVDRAVKTLGRLDAVVANAGICIPCAWDEVTEEVFRDTMDVNVRGTWNTVMVTAPHLVEAGGGAIVLMSSSAGLKVQPFMIPYTTSKFAVRGMAKAFAAELARFNIRVNSVHPTGVDTTMGGRPMLAQVAKASMADPRLRGMLVNMLPVPGISAEDVADAVLFLVSDASRHITAHALAVDAGVSEF, encoded by the coding sequence GTGAGTGGACTGATGCAGGGAAAGGCCGTCCTGGTGACCGGAGCGGCCCGCGGACAGGGGCGCGGGCACGTCCTGCGGATGGCGGCTGAGGGCGCGGACGTGATCGCCGTCGACGTGTGCGCGGCCTTGCCTGGCGTGGCCTACGCCTCGGCGGAGCGCACCGACCTCGACGAGACCGTGGCGCTGGCGCAGGAGACCGGGCGTCGGATCGTCCCCGTGGTGGCCGACATCCGCGACCTGCCCACGCTCCGGAGCGAGGTGGACCGGGCGGTGAAGACCCTCGGGCGCCTCGACGCGGTGGTGGCCAACGCGGGCATCTGCATCCCCTGCGCCTGGGACGAGGTCACCGAGGAGGTCTTCCGCGACACGATGGACGTCAATGTGCGCGGCACGTGGAACACGGTGATGGTCACGGCGCCGCACCTGGTGGAGGCGGGCGGCGGCGCCATCGTGCTGATGAGTTCCTCGGCGGGACTGAAGGTGCAGCCCTTCATGATTCCGTACACCACCAGCAAGTTCGCGGTGCGCGGAATGGCGAAGGCGTTCGCCGCGGAACTGGCGCGGTTCAACATACGCGTCAACAGCGTGCACCCGACCGGCGTCGACACCACGATGGGCGGCCGTCCCATGCTCGCCCAGGTCGCCAAAGCGAGCATGGCCGATCCGCGGCTGCGCGGCATGCTGGTGAACATGCTGCCGGTCCCGGGCATCTCGGCCGAGGACGTGGCGGACGCCGTGCTGTTTCTGGTGTCCGACGCCTCCCGGCACATCACCGCGCACGCCCTGGCCGTCGACGCCGGGGTCAGTGAGTTCTGA
- a CDS encoding HAD family hydrolase, with amino-acid sequence MVQTVLIDAGGVLFNNVTEETSFVPDIARRYAVDPDRLLRGVQASAHLYESGTCHVHEVLRHLLEEAGSPLVDAFDGGWVDRLYAGSVRCYGPNVAEVATVACAHPELALVLANNEAQHWDDLKNARYRHYGLFGRLCSSWRVGQVKPSAEYFAATLERCGAQPHEALMVDDRAAVITAARGLGMRTLHVTSSEVLRSRLRTAVGSLVRGIRTH; translated from the coding sequence GTGGTCCAGACAGTGCTGATCGACGCGGGCGGGGTCCTGTTCAACAACGTCACGGAGGAGACCTCCTTCGTCCCGGACATCGCACGCCGGTATGCCGTCGACCCGGACCGGCTGCTGCGGGGCGTACAGGCGTCGGCCCATCTCTACGAGAGCGGAACCTGCCACGTCCACGAGGTCCTGCGGCACCTCCTGGAGGAGGCGGGCAGCCCCCTGGTGGACGCCTTCGACGGGGGCTGGGTGGACCGCCTGTACGCCGGCAGCGTGCGCTGCTACGGACCCAACGTCGCGGAGGTGGCGACGGTCGCGTGCGCCCATCCGGAGCTGGCCCTGGTCCTGGCCAACAACGAGGCCCAACACTGGGACGACCTCAAGAACGCGCGGTACCGGCACTACGGGCTGTTCGGCCGGCTGTGCTCCTCGTGGCGCGTCGGCCAGGTCAAGCCCTCGGCCGAGTACTTCGCCGCGACACTTGAGCGCTGCGGGGCCCAGCCGCACGAGGCCCTGATGGTAGACGACCGGGCCGCGGTCATCACGGCCGCCCGCGGCCTGGGCATGCGGACGCTGCACGTCACCAGCTCCGAGGTGCTGCGCAGCCGCCTGCGGACGGCCGTCGGGAGCCTGGTCCGCGGGATCAGAACTCACTGA